The segment GCGAAAAGTCTTCGCACCTCCCGCCATCGACCCTCGTGAAGCGTTAGCTCAACTTTATCTCCACGAATCTTTACATGGCTTATTTTCACAGGTTTGCCATCGAGATAAGGCGTTTGCGTAAGCAATTCCTGTGCATCTTTGGGGAGAGGTTCGTTAAGTTTTGCTTCGTAAACTCGTGGTGCGGAACTTCTTGCCAGAAGATTAGCCAGAGCGCCATCATCTGTGAGAATTAATGCTCCAGTCGTAGCTACATCGAGCCTTCCGACATAAAAAAGCCCATCGCCAACTTTGCCCAGAAGCTCGAAAACTGTCCTTTCACCGCTGCGGGAACATATGTATCCTTCGGGCTTGTTGAGAATTATGTATCTGAAGTATGGCTTTACGGGTTTGACTCTTTTGCCATCCAGCCTTACGATGGAATTTTTGCCTACCAGTTTGCCCAAACGTGCTATTTTGCCGTTTATCGTTACTCTGCCAGCGTTAATAAGGCGGTCAGCCTGTCTTCTCGATAGCCCGGCGAAAAGCTGGAGATATTTGTTAATCCTCATCGGAAATTTATGTTCGACTTCGCTCATTTTACTCCCATCTGAGTGCGTCCACGGGGTTCAGTTGTGATGCTCGCCGTGCGGGGAAATAT is part of the bacterium genome and harbors:
- a CDS encoding rRNA pseudouridine synthase — protein: MSEVEHKFPMRINKYLQLFAGLSRRQADRLINAGRVTINGKIARLGKLVGKNSIVRLDGKRVKPVKPYFRYIILNKPEGYICSRSGERTVFELLGKVGDGLFYVGRLDVATTGALILTDDGALANLLARSSAPRVYEAKLNEPLPKDAQELLTQTPYLDGKPVKISHVKIRGDKVELTLHEGRWREVRRLFAALGVKVVSLHRKSFAGISVDNLKIGEFRNLLPKEIATLREYAGLKNR